In Streptomyces rapamycinicus NRRL 5491, the genomic stretch CACTGCTGGGGCGGCGCCGCGGAGACCCTGGAGGACTCCGTCGCCGATGACGCGCTCGCCCGCTGGGCCCGGCTGCTCGGCCGCACGAAGGAGGCCGACGAACTCGGCGCGCGCGGCGGCTACTGGCGCAATGTGTTCAACCCCCGGGCCACCGGCACGGCGGGCTACATCCAGGCCAGGAACCGGGACGGCTCCTGGGTGACCCCCTTCGACCCGGCGTCCGACCGGGGCTTCGCCCAGGGCAGCGCGGCCACGTACACCTGGATGGTGCCGCAGGACGTCCAGGGGCTCGCCGACGCCATGGGCGGCCGCGACAAGGCGGCGGCCCGGCTGGACGGCTTCTTCCACAAGCCCGACGGCTCCTGGTCGGTCCGCGGCGGCGACCCGCTCCGCTACGACCCCACCAACGAACCCGGCATCCACGCCCCCTGGCTCTACAACGCGCTCGGGCAGCCCTGGAAGACCCAGGAGACGGTGCGCCAGATCGTCACCACCGTGTACGGCACCGGGCCGAAGGGGCTGCCCGGCAATGACGACCTGGGCACCATGTCCGCGTGGTACGTGTTCGCGGCGCTCGGCCTCTATCCGCAGGCCCCGGGGCGCGCCGAGGCACTGCTCACCGGTCCGCTCTTCCCGCGCGCGGTGATCGCCCCGGCGGGGCAGCGGCGCGCCCTGACCATCGACGCCCCGGACGCGTCCGACACCCACCCCTATGTGCACGCGGTGCGGGTGAACGGCAGGCCGCACGACACCTCCTGGCTCGACGGCTCCGTCGTGCGCCGGGGCGGTTCGCTCTCCTTCGACCTGGCCGACCGGCCCGACACCAGCTGGGCCACCGACCCGGGCGGGCTGCCCCGCTGACGGACTAGGCCGTCGCGTCGGCGAACGTGTCGGCGCGGATATGGGTCATGGGCCGGCCCACCACCCGGTACCTGCCGTTGGGCACCCGGTCGGACCGGGACACGTGCACGGTGAGCGGGCCGACCCACTCATAACCCTTGTCCTCCGCATGGCGCATCAGCTGGTCCGTCAGTTCCTGCCCCACATGACAGCCACGCCGGGTGAGCTCCTCGTGGACCGGGTCGGCGAGCTCGACGTCATAGACGTTGGGCACGACCACCCGGGTCGGTCCGCACACCACGGTGTGGCTGTCGCATTCACGTTTCAGCGCGCCGAGGAGTTCGACGGGCTCGCCGCGGACCACCTTGGCGAGCAGCGACGCCTCCCAGCGCTCTATCGCCCGTTCCCATCGGTTCAGCGTCTGCATGCCCACCCGCGTTCCCGAAACGGATCACCTCATGCCTTGATCGGCGCGGCTCACCGGTCATCGGCGCCGCTCACCGTCGCTACGGGTCCGCCGGAGCGTGAAGGTGTCCACGGGCTCGATACGGCCGTAGAGCCCGGTGACCGCGTAGTAGGTCACCGACATGGTGGTGGGGCCGCCCGGCCTGGTGCCGGGGTCGACGGTGAACGCGGCGAAACCGTAGGGGTTCACCCGGTCGCGCACCGCCGACCACGGGGCCGCCTCCGTCACATAGACCGGGGTTTTCCGGCCGTTCGCACCGGTGTCGCCGACACCGGTGATGACATTGCACCGAGGGGTGTCGAACAGGACGTCCATCGACGGGATCGAGGTGCCACCGCCACCGATGACCATGTGCACCGTTCCCGCGCCGGTGTCCACCAGATCGGTACGGGTGGCGGCGGGGGTCGGCGTCATCGTGTCGTTGGGCTCCCGGCCACGGATCGGGTGGGAGCGCTCGTAGTGGTGTTCATGGCCGCAGACGACCAGGTCGACGCCGTACTTGTCGAAGAGCGGCAGCCACTCCTGCCGGATGCCGAGGTCGGCGCCGTTGCCCGGGTGGTCGGCCGTGGAGACGACCACCTGGTGCATGACGACCACGATCCAGTCGATGTCCCGGTCGGCCCGGGCCCGGCTGAGCTCGGCCTCCAGCCAGCGCCGCTGCGCCCCGCCGGAGTAGCCCCGCACATAGGTGTTCCCGGCGTCCTGAAGGGCCACGTCGTCATTGGCCAGGCTCACCACGCGCACCGAGCCGACGGTGAAGGCGTACCACAGCCCCTGGGTCTCGTCGTCGCCACCGTTGCCGGGCAGTGAGAAGTACGCCTGGTAGGCGGCGAACCCGATCGGCCCGTTGCCCAGCTCGTTCTCGTGGTTGCCCGCCGCGGGCATCCACGGCCGGAACCGCGAGGACCGGCTGGTCATGTCGAACCAGTCCGCCCAGGTGCGCAGCCGGTCCTCGGACAGATTGGCGTAGCACAGATCGCCGTTGATGAGGTGGAACAGGGGCGCGACCCGCTCGACGGCGGTGGTCACGTCGTTGGCGTACGGCGAGCCGAGGTTGTCGTTGAGATAGGTGAGCTTCTCGGTGATCTTCGGCGGCTTGGGGCCGTTCAGCTTGCCCACCGTGGGCGTGCCCTGGTCGCCGAAGCTGGTGAAGGTGAACGGCGCCCGGCCCGCCGGCCCGGTGCGGAACGACCCCGCCTCCGGCGTCGCCCCGTCGTGGACTGCGGCGTAGACGTAGTCGGTGCCGGGGCGCAGCCGGCCCAGCCGGGCGTGGTGGACATACACGCTCTGCCGGGACTTGGCGTCGCGGTAGAAGGTGGTCCGCGCGGTGACCTCGGTGCCCATGCCCTGGGACGGGGTGCCGAGCATGACACGCGGCCGTCTCACCGGGACCGGTGTCTGCCAGGACACCACGACCTCCCGGGCGGCGTCGGCCCCGAACTGCAGATGCGGCCCGCTCACCGGTGGCGTCCCGGACCCCTCCGGCCGGGTCCACAGCACCGGCGAGGCCGCCACCGCCTCCTGCTGGGACAGATATGTGCCCGCACCGGCCGCCGCGGCGCCCGCCACGCCCAGCAGCTCCCGGCGGCTCACCCGGGACGTGGCGGATGCGGTGGCCGCCGTCGCCGATCCGGTGGCCGGCGCGGCCGATGGGGTGGCCGTGTTCTTCGGTGTCGTCGTCATGGGGCCGAAGCTCCCACGCGCCCGCCGTCGCCGGACACCGTGGCGCCGTGAACAGCGCGGTACGGCGGGCTACCGGCGGACGACCGGACGGCGAACCCCGACAACCATCTGGGTGGACGGTGGCGGATGCGCGTTGCCATCGGCGGTGGCGGCGCCGCACGCTGGTGTCCGTGAGCGATCGGGACGAGGAATTGCGCGGGCTGGACGTGGTGCTGCGGGAGCTGCGCCACGCCCGGCACGGGCTGTACGGACCGCTGGTGCGGGAGCGCTTCCTGGGCGGGCTGCCCGCCGGTGTCACCCCGACCGGCTACCGGGTGCTGCGCCTCGTCGAGGCCAGCACCCCACCGCCGCCCACCGTGTCCGACATCGCCGCCCTGCTGCTGTCCGACCGGGCCCGCGCCGTGCGCGTCGTGGACCGGCTGGCGGCGGCGGGGCTGGTGACCCGGGTGCGGGACACCGTGGACCGGCGGATACGGAGGGTGGCGCTGACCGACACCGGGCGCCGCCATGTCGCCCTGGCGGCCGCCCGGCGGACCCGGCTGCTCGGCGAGGCCGTCGCGGACTGGCCGGACGAGGACCTCGCCCGGCTGACGGACTGCCTGGAGCGGCTCAACGCCTCCGTGGCCCGCCATCTCCCGGTGCCCGGCGACCGGTGACGTCGGCTACGCCTTGGACGCCCGGAAGTTCCGGAACAGCAGATAGGTGTCGAGGATGTCCGACGAGGCGCTTTCGACCGAGCGGTAGATGCCCCACTTGGGCCGCTGGTAGTCGTCCTGGTCGGGCATCTTCACATTGGACATGCTGCCCTGGACCGCCACCGGGGCGCCGGACCCGGTGCCGTTGCGCACCACGCAGGCCGCCTTGCCGTTCGAGCCGACGGTGAAACTCCACTCGATGGTGATCCACTTGTTGCGCAGCGGTGCGAGGTTGGTCGAGGCGATGTCCGGTGAGCCGGAGTTGGCGTACGCACGCGCCCGCAGCAGTTCCGTACTGCCGCTGCGGCCCAGGTCCAGGGTGATGTACGGACCGCCGTTGTCCACCGGGGTCTTGGTCTGGAAGATATGGGTGAACTTGCTGGTGCCGTGCAGCGAGGTGGGCATGAACATCTCGTAGCTGAGGCTCCACGTCTCACCGTCGCGCATCTTCAGGGCGGAGCCGCCCTGCACCATGCCCTTGGACTCGGTGCGCTGGCGGTCGCCGCCCCCGGTGGTGTCCCGGTCGTCCTTCCAGATGTTGAAGCGGTAGTGGTCACCACCCTCGACGATCACGTACTTCCGGTCGGGGTGAGCGCCGCCTCGGTCGGCCTCGATGCCCTCGAACGCCTTGAGCCCGTCGCTGGACGGGTCAGGATGCCAGAGCAACTGCGCGGCCGCGGCGCGCGAGGCGGCGGAGGCCGGGGTGGCGCCCGAGGTCAGCTGTCCGAGGGCGATCGGTGTTCCGACGGCTGCCGCGGCCATCGAACCGAGGACCCGGCGGCGGCTCAACGGGCGGGGAGGGGGGAGTTCTGCCATGGTCGTTGACTTCCTTCCTGATCCGGTAAAGGAGTGGCGTGCTCATGGCGCACCACGCAGATTGGACCGGACCAAATGGACCGTCAAGGCTCACGGGTGGTTCTTTACCCGAGAATTGGTTCAGGTAGCTGAACAAAATCTGACGCCTTCTGGCGTATATGGTGGCATCTCCGTCCCTCATTTTGAGCGTTTGTTCGTTCTTATGAACTCGTAGACAGTGTCTACGCACCTCTGGTAGACAGTGTCTATGGCTGAGCGTGAGCAGGACACAGGTCTCCGGTCCCGGTTGGTGGACGTTGGAGTGCAACTGGTGGACGAGGAGGGCGTCGGGGCCCTTTCGCTGCGGGAGATCGCCCGCCGGGCCGGGGTGTCCCACGGGGCCCCGCGGCGGTATTTCCCGACGCACCTGTCCCTGCTGTCCGCCATCGCGCGCCGCGGCTTCGAGAGCCTGGCCGCCCAGGCCGGTGAGGTGATCGCCGCCCATGAGGGTGATCCGCGTGAGCAGTTGACGGCGCTGGCGCGGAGCTGGCTCGACTTCGCGCGGACCGACTGCGGCATGTTCGAGCTGATGTTCCGTCACGATCTGCTGGAGAGCGGCCATTTGGGCCTGCGGGAGACGAGCCTGCCGCTTTTCGCCACCCTCGTCGACCTGGTCGCCAGGGCGCGGCCGGACTCCGGCACGGAGCCACGGATCGTCGCGGGCGCGCTGTGGGCGAATCTGCACGGCATCGCCCAGCTGTGGGGCTGGGGCAGCCTTCAGCTCGCGGTGGGGGGCGACGACCCCGAGCCGCTGCTGCGGGCCGCGCTCGACGCACACCTCGGCCCGGAGGCCCGATGAACTCCCCGCGCGGACGGCGCCTCACCCTCGTCGCGAGCGTCACCGGGGCCGTGATCGTCGCACTGGACGGCACCGTGCTGACCGTCGCCCAGCCCCGGCTGCAACGGGACCTGGATGCCACGTTCGCCCAGGTCCAGTGGACCAGTACCGGATATCTGATCGCCGTGGCGAGTCTGCTGGTCTTCGCGGGCCGCCTCGGCGACCGCTACGGCCATCGGCGCGTCTTCGCCCTCGGAATGCTGGGCTTCGGCGCCGCCTCGGCGGGCATCGGGCTCGCGGGCGGCATCGGCTGGGTGATCGGACTGCGGGTCGCCCAGGGGGTCTTCGGGGCGCTGCTGCAACCCGCCACCCTCGGGATGCTGCGGGCCGCGTATCCGCCCGACCGGCTCGGCAGGCCCGTCGCGGTGCGGACCGCCGCCATCGGGCTGGCGGCCGTGGCCGGTCCGCTGGCCGGCGGGGCACTGACCACCCATCTGGGGTGGCGGGCGGTGTTCTTCGTCAATGTCGCGCCCGCCCTCGCCATGGGGCTGGTGGCACTCGCCGTCCGCGCCCCTTCGGCACTTGCCTTCCAGACCCCGGCGGCACTCGCGGTCCACGCCCCGGCGGTGCCCCGTGAGACCGCCCGGCCGAGGCTCGATCTGCCCGGTGCGGGCCTGCTCGCGGTGGCGCTCGCCGGGCTGGTGCACACGCTCGTCGGCATCCCCGAAACCGGCTGGACGGTGGCGACCGCGCTCGGGCTCGGCTGCGCCGTGGTGGCCGGGGGCGTCTTCGTACGGCATGAGCGCCGGACGGCGGATCCGCTGGTGCCGCCCGGCGTGCTGCGGTCGGGCGCCGCGGGCCCGGCGCTCGGTGTGCTGGTGGCCGCGTCGGCCGCACTGTTCGGGGCGCTGTTCCTCGGCACGTACTACCTCCAGGACGCGCTCGCGCTTGATCCGCTCGACAGCGGGCTGCGGGCGCTGCCGCTCGCGGCGATGATGGTGCTGGCCGCGCCGGTGGCGGCGATGCTGACGCGTCGTCAGGGGCCTCGCCGGACGGCGGTGGCGGGGATGGTTCTGGTGGCGGCCGGTGTGCTGCTGATGTCCCGTCTCGGCCGGGGCTCGGGCGCCGAGGCGATCGGTGGCTGCTTCCTCCTGCTGGGCGCGGGCTTCGCCACCGTGATGGTCACCGCGACCACCGTCGTCGTACGCGACGCGTCCGTGGACACCGCCGGGGTGGCGGGCGGGCTCCAGCAGACCGCCATGAACATCGGGCCCGCGCTGGGAGTCGCCGCCGCGACCACGCTGATGAGCGTGGCCGGGCGGGGCGACACCGCCGGACGGCCGCCCGGCGACGGGCCGCGCTTTGCGGCCGATGTCTTCCTCTCGGCGATGGGACCGGCGCTGACGGTCCTCGCGGCCGTGGCCGCGGCCGGTGTGCTGCCGGCCGCCATGCTGCCGGGCCGTGCGGCGGCGCGGCGGCCCGGGGATCAGCCGGTGGAAGAGCTCCCGGACGGACCCCCGAGGTCCGAGATCGCGTCGAGCGCCTGACCCCACCGCGGGTGCGTCGCCACCTTCCTCAGATGCATGCCCATGACCCGTTCGCCGAGGGTGGGGTCCATGTCGTCCGACAGCTGGAACGCCGAGAGCTTCGCGATATGGGGAAGGATCTCGTCGTCACCCGCGATATGCACCGGGTCGTGCAGGTACCGGTCCAGCGCCTCCAGATCGGCCACCGCCGCGCAGTAGGCGTGGGTGAAGCCCTCGGCGGAGTCGCCGAGGAACTGGCCGGCGGTGGAGAACGAGACCGCCTCCACCCCGCCCGTCCGGCGCATCGCCGCCAGAACCTTGGCCTTCTCCTTCTCCGTCGTGCCGTCCTTGAAGCTGAACCGCAACACATTGACCAGCATGGGTAGTTCCC encodes the following:
- a CDS encoding DUF3662 domain-containing protein — protein: MQTLNRWERAIERWEASLLAKVVRGEPVELLGALKRECDSHTVVCGPTRVVVPNVYDVELADPVHEELTRRGCHVGQELTDQLMRHAEDKGYEWVGPLTVHVSRSDRVPNGRYRVVGRPMTHIRADTFADATA
- a CDS encoding MarR family winged helix-turn-helix transcriptional regulator translates to MSDRDEELRGLDVVLRELRHARHGLYGPLVRERFLGGLPAGVTPTGYRVLRLVEASTPPPPTVSDIAALLLSDRARAVRVVDRLAAAGLVTRVRDTVDRRIRRVALTDTGRRHVALAAARRTRLLGEAVADWPDEDLARLTDCLERLNASVARHLPVPGDR
- a CDS encoding purple acid phosphatase family protein — protein: MTTTPKNTATPSAAPATGSATAATASATSRVSRRELLGVAGAAAAGAGTYLSQQEAVAASPVLWTRPEGSGTPPVSGPHLQFGADAAREVVVSWQTPVPVRRPRVMLGTPSQGMGTEVTARTTFYRDAKSRQSVYVHHARLGRLRPGTDYVYAAVHDGATPEAGSFRTGPAGRAPFTFTSFGDQGTPTVGKLNGPKPPKITEKLTYLNDNLGSPYANDVTTAVERVAPLFHLINGDLCYANLSEDRLRTWADWFDMTSRSSRFRPWMPAAGNHENELGNGPIGFAAYQAYFSLPGNGGDDETQGLWYAFTVGSVRVVSLANDDVALQDAGNTYVRGYSGGAQRRWLEAELSRARADRDIDWIVVVMHQVVVSTADHPGNGADLGIRQEWLPLFDKYGVDLVVCGHEHHYERSHPIRGREPNDTMTPTPAATRTDLVDTGAGTVHMVIGGGGTSIPSMDVLFDTPRCNVITGVGDTGANGRKTPVYVTEAAPWSAVRDRVNPYGFAAFTVDPGTRPGGPTTMSVTYYAVTGLYGRIEPVDTFTLRRTRSDGERRR
- a CDS encoding MFS transporter, whose amino-acid sequence is MNSPRGRRLTLVASVTGAVIVALDGTVLTVAQPRLQRDLDATFAQVQWTSTGYLIAVASLLVFAGRLGDRYGHRRVFALGMLGFGAASAGIGLAGGIGWVIGLRVAQGVFGALLQPATLGMLRAAYPPDRLGRPVAVRTAAIGLAAVAGPLAGGALTTHLGWRAVFFVNVAPALAMGLVALAVRAPSALAFQTPAALAVHAPAVPRETARPRLDLPGAGLLAVALAGLVHTLVGIPETGWTVATALGLGCAVVAGGVFVRHERRTADPLVPPGVLRSGAAGPALGVLVAASAALFGALFLGTYYLQDALALDPLDSGLRALPLAAMMVLAAPVAAMLTRRQGPRRTAVAGMVLVAAGVLLMSRLGRGSGAEAIGGCFLLLGAGFATVMVTATTVVVRDASVDTAGVAGGLQQTAMNIGPALGVAAATTLMSVAGRGDTAGRPPGDGPRFAADVFLSAMGPALTVLAAVAAAGVLPAAMLPGRAAARRPGDQPVEELPDGPPRSEIASSA
- a CDS encoding Dabb family protein, which translates into the protein MLVNVLRFSFKDGTTEKEKAKVLAAMRRTGGVEAVSFSTAGQFLGDSAEGFTHAYCAAVADLEALDRYLHDPVHIAGDDEILPHIAKLSAFQLSDDMDPTLGERVMGMHLRKVATHPRWGQALDAISDLGGPSGSSSTG
- a CDS encoding TetR/AcrR family transcriptional regulator codes for the protein MAEREQDTGLRSRLVDVGVQLVDEEGVGALSLREIARRAGVSHGAPRRYFPTHLSLLSAIARRGFESLAAQAGEVIAAHEGDPREQLTALARSWLDFARTDCGMFELMFRHDLLESGHLGLRETSLPLFATLVDLVARARPDSGTEPRIVAGALWANLHGIAQLWGWGSLQLAVGGDDPEPLLRAALDAHLGPEAR